A genomic region of Macaca mulatta isolate MMU2019108-1 chromosome 5, T2T-MMU8v2.0, whole genome shotgun sequence contains the following coding sequences:
- the SCOC gene encoding short coiled-coil protein isoform X2, producing MMNADMDAVDAENQVELEEKTRLINQVLELQHTLEDLSARVDAVKEENLKLKSENQVLGQYIENLMSASSVFQTTDTKSKRK from the exons ATGATGAATGCTGACATGGATG CAGTTGATGCTGAAAATCAGGTGGAACTGGAGGAAAAAACAAGACTTATTAATCAAGTGTTGGAACTCCAACACACACTTGAAG atctCTCCGCAAGAGTAGATGCAGTTAAGGAAGAAAATCTGAAGCTAAAATCAGAAAACCAAGTTCTTGGACAATATATAGAAAACCTCATGTCAGCTTCTAGTGTTTTTCAAACAACTgacacaaaaagcaaaagaaagtaa